A genomic stretch from uncultured Pseudodesulfovibrio sp. includes:
- a CDS encoding AEC family transporter, whose amino-acid sequence MTIYARLITSIAILLGLICFAAFMRHKGFIREEHGSIFSKLVTHATLPALIFVSLARTSIMWSETWLALIMLMAELVALGLGWIAAKALRLDRPSTGAMILVSGFGSSSLLGYALISQVFPGNTGAMTEAVMVSEIGVGPALFTLGTMIAIYYGSEGASPETRFKAALGFFRSPIFISVVAGLFWATFKLPTDGPVMGTIMQALDVTGAANTLMVTLLVGVLLHFQGLGSVALAGIAVAANKLILKPIMIWMPTIFMTLETWEVHVLVLEAAMPSALLTVALSKTYGCNAGLASRMVFLTTLASGITIPIMFKILS is encoded by the coding sequence ATGACAATTTACGCCCGCCTCATTACCTCCATTGCGATCCTGCTTGGCCTCATTTGTTTCGCGGCCTTCATGCGACATAAAGGATTCATTCGCGAAGAACACGGCAGCATCTTTTCCAAACTTGTCACGCACGCCACTTTGCCCGCACTCATTTTTGTTTCGCTGGCCCGAACTTCCATCATGTGGAGTGAAACATGGCTCGCGCTCATCATGCTGATGGCCGAACTCGTTGCTCTTGGTCTCGGCTGGATCGCGGCCAAGGCTCTACGATTGGATCGTCCATCCACCGGGGCAATGATTCTCGTGTCCGGCTTCGGTAGCTCCTCACTGCTTGGATACGCCCTTATCAGTCAGGTTTTTCCGGGGAACACCGGAGCCATGACCGAAGCTGTCATGGTTTCTGAAATCGGCGTTGGCCCGGCACTTTTCACCCTTGGCACCATGATAGCCATCTACTATGGCAGCGAAGGCGCGTCCCCTGAAACTCGTTTCAAAGCTGCTCTGGGATTTTTCCGTTCCCCCATTTTCATCTCCGTGGTAGCCGGACTCTTCTGGGCTACCTTCAAGCTCCCGACAGACGGCCCTGTCATGGGCACCATCATGCAGGCTCTTGACGTGACAGGCGCAGCCAACACACTGATGGTCACACTGCTCGTCGGTGTCCTTCTCCATTTCCAAGGACTCGGCTCCGTGGCGTTGGCAGGTATAGCAGTGGCTGCAAACAAACTCATCCTGAAACCGATCATGATATGGATGCCGACCATATTCATGACCCTTGAAACATGGGAAGTGCACGTACTCGTACTGGAAGCGGCCATGCCTTCAGCTTTACTCACCGTGGCGTTATCCAAAACATACGGCTGCAATGCAGGACTTGCTTCCCGAATGGTTTTCCTGACCACCCTGGCCAGCGGCATCACCATCCCAATTATGTTCAAAATATTGAGTTGA
- the ruvX gene encoding Holliday junction resolvase RuvX, with product MRALGIDFGLKRVGLAVSDRTGTLVSPFKTIVRTSRNALFDELLKIIQDEAIEVVVIGLPLSLDGEDTLTTRQARNFAESLERRIEQPVHLMDERLTSAEAEEELNAAGLFGKKRKMALDSQAAVIILRSWLESGQS from the coding sequence ATGCGCGCACTTGGCATTGATTTTGGTCTGAAGCGTGTAGGTCTGGCCGTGTCCGACCGAACAGGTACGCTTGTCTCACCGTTCAAGACCATTGTGCGAACGTCGCGAAACGCCCTCTTTGACGAACTGCTCAAAATCATACAAGATGAGGCAATTGAGGTTGTTGTGATCGGCCTCCCTCTTTCTTTGGATGGGGAAGACACCCTGACCACACGCCAGGCCCGGAATTTTGCCGAAAGCCTTGAACGACGGATCGAACAGCCAGTCCATTTGATGGATGAACGGCTGACCTCGGCAGAAGCCGAAGAAGAACTCAACGCCGCAGGACTCTTCGGCAAAAAACGAAAGATGGCCCTGGACAGTCAGGCCGCTGTCATCATACTGCGCTCATGGCTCGAAAGCGGACAATCATAA
- a CDS encoding FAD-binding and (Fe-S)-binding domain-containing protein, translated as MAQLGPHISISDEQLITRALGVVDMEQYAHWPEDVKKLAANLAAELFLVRYNPFIDASLVKKSVTRRLNMSRPSLDKEFGTILTKGIELFWERYDREIAFREQIIKQLRHFMPEECIGDAPHSRVESATDATDLRMELPMLVLFPETEAQIQGIVKLANEMHFGIIPRGGGTGATGGAIPAEARSVILSLARFKDILDVDPNERTMTLESGVITLNAIQAAAKKDILFTVDPASKAGSSIGGNISENAGGPFAFEYGTTIDNILSYRMVKPDGSLIEVRRKNHPRHKIYEGETATFEVFDANGHQIDTVTLDSSEIRGKGLGKDVSNKYLGGLPGVQKEGTDGIITVARFVCYPALAHSRVLCLEFFGRSMRNAMLVIKDVVGLRDTIREEGDLVKISALEEFGPKYVQAIDYQTKSTQYEGNPISVLILQLDSDDQEALDAACQNVLAIAQPFDGVDIFAARDDKEAEIFWEDRHKLSAIAKRTSGFKINEDVVIPMDVIPEFSDFLEDLNLIYLAKIYRTTLEKVRAMKGVNDDDADIREAFGRIDDILSGKITSQNFSDTEQEAQCRYLFLKLRDSYPRLDREIKAMWQDMQLRRIVIANHMHAGDGNCHVNLPVNSNDPEMLASAHEAAEVVMTKVLEMGGEVSGEHGIGITKIAFLSDKKIKALADYKKQVDPNNILNPGKLTARKLPSVPFTFSFNRLIKDLDATALKDKEALMGLLRNIQTCTRCGKCKQVCPMYLPAKGLLFHPRNKNISLGALIEGIYYSQVQTGEPSAKLMAELRNLMDHCTACGKCQAACPVKIDSAGAALSMRSFLDSKGKSGHAFKQIVLRNMSKNPASNLPVVAKFLSVGQSLQDKTLGMIPARWLSRIESPIIKSRSPHIDFRNLFETLELEGGSVFKNPRAASDNTVLYFPGCGGSLFSHSIGMASVYLLLKSGVNVVMPDHHMCCGYPLLASGCEEAYKTNRHRNIQEFLDLFVKTGKAGLKATTLLTACGTCRESLESYDFTGEMEEPLKQMDVVQFLIERLPTIRQSESIVYHAACHAEWVDAPKIKAPEMYRAALAELTGADVSLSPGCCGESGLGAMTSPAIYNRLRERKQDQLSEDLGYNREKPIVVGCPSCKVGIKRSMLQMKRPNRVLHAVEYLAEAVGGKKWKKELKDLLEKVERKGADS; from the coding sequence ATGGCTCAGCTTGGCCCCCACATTTCGATATCAGACGAACAGCTCATCACTCGCGCCTTGGGCGTGGTTGACATGGAGCAGTACGCACACTGGCCCGAGGATGTTAAAAAGCTTGCTGCCAATCTGGCCGCAGAACTTTTCCTTGTGCGCTATAATCCGTTCATCGACGCATCACTGGTCAAAAAATCCGTTACCCGTCGACTGAACATGTCCAGACCCTCCCTCGACAAGGAATTCGGTACCATCCTGACAAAAGGAATCGAATTATTCTGGGAGCGCTACGACCGGGAAATAGCTTTCCGCGAACAGATCATCAAACAACTCAGGCACTTCATGCCTGAAGAATGCATCGGAGATGCCCCACACTCTCGTGTGGAATCAGCCACCGACGCAACGGACCTGCGCATGGAACTGCCGATGCTCGTCCTCTTCCCCGAGACCGAGGCGCAGATTCAGGGAATCGTCAAACTCGCCAATGAGATGCACTTCGGCATCATCCCGCGTGGTGGCGGCACCGGAGCTACCGGTGGTGCAATTCCGGCGGAAGCAAGGTCAGTCATCCTTTCCCTCGCCAGATTCAAGGACATTCTTGACGTTGACCCGAATGAACGCACCATGACGTTGGAATCCGGTGTCATCACGCTGAACGCAATCCAGGCCGCCGCAAAAAAGGATATTCTTTTCACAGTGGACCCGGCCTCCAAGGCAGGTTCTTCCATCGGCGGCAACATCTCCGAAAACGCCGGTGGCCCGTTCGCCTTTGAATACGGCACCACCATCGACAACATCCTGAGCTACCGCATGGTCAAACCCGACGGTTCGCTCATCGAGGTCCGCCGCAAGAATCATCCGCGCCACAAGATCTATGAAGGCGAAACGGCGACCTTTGAAGTTTTCGATGCAAACGGGCACCAGATCGATACCGTCACACTCGACAGCAGTGAAATCCGGGGCAAAGGTCTCGGCAAAGACGTTTCCAACAAATACCTTGGCGGTCTGCCCGGCGTGCAGAAGGAAGGCACTGACGGCATCATCACCGTGGCCCGATTTGTCTGCTACCCCGCCCTTGCACACTCCCGCGTGCTCTGTCTGGAATTTTTCGGTCGCTCTATGCGGAATGCCATGCTCGTCATCAAAGACGTTGTCGGCCTGCGCGACACCATCCGCGAGGAAGGCGATCTGGTGAAGATTTCCGCTCTGGAGGAGTTTGGTCCAAAATACGTCCAGGCCATCGACTACCAGACCAAGTCCACCCAGTATGAAGGCAACCCCATTTCCGTCCTCATCCTTCAACTGGATTCCGACGATCAGGAAGCACTGGACGCGGCATGTCAGAACGTACTTGCCATAGCCCAGCCTTTTGACGGCGTGGATATTTTTGCGGCCAGAGACGACAAGGAAGCCGAGATTTTCTGGGAAGATCGCCACAAACTGTCGGCCATCGCCAAACGCACTTCCGGGTTCAAAATCAACGAAGACGTTGTCATCCCCATGGATGTCATCCCGGAATTCTCCGACTTCCTCGAAGACCTGAACCTCATCTATCTGGCAAAGATCTACCGCACGACGCTCGAAAAAGTGCGCGCCATGAAAGGCGTGAACGACGATGACGCAGACATCCGGGAAGCGTTTGGACGTATCGACGACATTCTGAGCGGCAAGATCACCTCTCAGAACTTCTCCGACACCGAACAGGAGGCCCAGTGCCGTTACCTGTTCCTGAAACTGCGTGATTCATACCCTCGTCTGGACCGTGAAATTAAAGCCATGTGGCAGGACATGCAGCTTCGGCGCATCGTCATTGCCAACCACATGCATGCGGGTGACGGGAACTGCCACGTCAACCTGCCGGTCAATTCCAACGACCCTGAGATGCTCGCCTCGGCACACGAAGCCGCTGAAGTCGTCATGACCAAGGTTCTGGAAATGGGCGGAGAGGTGTCGGGCGAACACGGTATCGGCATTACCAAGATCGCCTTCCTGAGCGACAAGAAGATCAAGGCACTGGCCGATTACAAGAAGCAAGTGGACCCGAACAACATCCTCAATCCGGGCAAACTCACCGCACGGAAACTCCCGAGTGTGCCGTTCACTTTCTCGTTCAACAGACTTATCAAGGATCTTGATGCCACCGCGCTCAAGGACAAGGAAGCCCTCATGGGGCTTTTGCGGAACATCCAGACCTGCACTCGCTGCGGCAAATGCAAACAGGTCTGCCCCATGTACCTTCCGGCCAAGGGCCTCCTGTTTCATCCGCGCAACAAGAATATCAGCCTCGGCGCTCTCATCGAAGGTATATACTATTCACAGGTCCAGACCGGCGAACCTTCCGCAAAACTCATGGCCGAACTGCGCAACCTGATGGACCATTGCACGGCCTGCGGCAAATGCCAGGCGGCTTGTCCGGTCAAGATCGACTCTGCCGGGGCAGCTTTGTCCATGCGGTCATTCCTCGACTCCAAGGGCAAATCCGGTCACGCGTTCAAACAGATCGTTCTCCGCAACATGTCCAAAAACCCGGCGTCCAACCTGCCGGTTGTGGCGAAGTTCCTGTCTGTAGGACAATCCCTTCAGGACAAAACCCTCGGAATGATCCCGGCCCGTTGGCTCTCACGCATCGAATCCCCGATTATCAAGAGCCGCAGCCCGCATATTGATTTCAGGAACCTGTTCGAAACGCTGGAACTCGAAGGCGGTTCGGTCTTCAAGAACCCCAGAGCCGCCAGCGACAACACGGTTCTCTATTTCCCCGGTTGCGGCGGGTCGCTGTTCTCCCATTCCATCGGCATGGCTTCGGTCTACCTGCTTCTCAAATCCGGCGTAAACGTGGTCATGCCCGACCACCACATGTGCTGCGGCTATCCGCTGCTCGCCTCGGGTTGTGAAGAAGCATACAAGACCAACCGACACCGCAACATTCAGGAATTCCTCGACCTGTTCGTCAAGACAGGGAAGGCAGGCCTCAAGGCAACGACCCTGCTCACGGCCTGTGGAACCTGTCGCGAGTCTCTGGAAAGCTACGATTTCACCGGCGAAATGGAAGAACCGCTCAAACAGATGGACGTGGTCCAGTTTCTTATCGAGCGACTCCCCACCATCCGCCAGTCCGAATCCATTGTGTACCACGCCGCCTGTCATGCAGAGTGGGTAGACGCGCCCAAGATCAAGGCTCCAGAGATGTACCGCGCCGCACTGGCCGAATTGACCGGCGCCGACGTAAGCCTCTCGCCCGGCTGCTGTGGAGAATCCGGCCTCGGCGCCATGACCTCGCCCGCCATCTACAATCGATTGCGTGAACGCAAGCAGGACCAGCTCTCGGAAGATCTCGGTTACAACCGGGAAAAGCCCATAGTGGTTGGCTGCCCGTCCTGTAAGGTCGGCATCAAACGATCCATGCTCCAAATGAAACGGCCCAACAGGGTGCTTCACGCCGTGGAATATCTGGCTGAAGCCGTGGGCGGTAAGAAATGGAAAAAGGAACTCAAGGACTTGCTTGAAAAGGTTGAGCGCAAGGGCGCAGACAGCTAA